A segment of the Micromonospora sediminicola genome:
CGTTGCGGTTCTGGTTCGCCGCGGGCGACGACGTCACCGAGCGCAGCCGGGCCGCTCTGACCCGGGCGGCCGGGCGCGCCACCGTCTCCTTCCTGACGGTGGACCCACCCCCGATCCGCCTGCCCGGCTCCCGCGAACCCCACCTGAGCTACCTCTCGGCCGCCATGTACCTGCGGCTGCTGATCCCGCACGCCCTGCCGCCGGACGTCCACCGCCTGGTCTATCTCGACTCGGACGTGCTCTGCACCGGCTCGTTGGCGGAACTGCGTGACCTCGACCTGGCCGGCGCGCCCCTCGGCGCGGTCCGGGACGCGTTCACCCGCCGGCTGATCGACACCGGCGGCCTGCCGGGCATCTACGGCCGGTACCACGACCTCGACGCCCAGGCCCCGTACCTCAACTCCGGGGTGCTGCTCATCGACGTGCCGCGGTGGAAGGAGCTCGACGTCACCGCCAAGGCGCTCGACTACGTCGCCCGCCACGCGGACGAGTCGCGCTTCCCGGACCAGGACGCCCTCAACCATGCCGTCTACGGGCGGTGGACACGGATGCCCAAGCGCTGGAACCACATGATGGCGTGGCGACTCGATCCGCGCGTCGGCGGGAACGTCACCGACGCGTCCGTCATCCACTTCGCCGGCCCGGTGAAGCCGTGGCATCCGGAGTTCCCCGACGGCGTGTACCGGCAGATGTACTGGCGACACCGCCGCCGTACCGAGGTGGTCACCGCCCGGAACAGATGACCTGGAGCGACCCGCGCCGGCCGGTTCACTTGTGCTGTCGATCGCCGGACCCGGCGGCGGTCCGGGCGGTGATCTCCGCACACCGTGACCTGATCGCGCACGAGACCCTCGCGATCTCCGCGACGCTCGTGGACCCGCTGT
Coding sequences within it:
- a CDS encoding glycosyltransferase family 8 protein gives rise to the protein MRPCSTKEVVLDCALAFDATYAPHAAVVVSTVVAHMPAEPLRFWFAAGDDVTERSRAALTRAAGRATVSFLTVDPPPIRLPGSREPHLSYLSAAMYLRLLIPHALPPDVHRLVYLDSDVLCTGSLAELRDLDLAGAPLGAVRDAFTRRLIDTGGLPGIYGRYHDLDAQAPYLNSGVLLIDVPRWKELDVTAKALDYVARHADESRFPDQDALNHAVYGRWTRMPKRWNHMMAWRLDPRVGGNVTDASVIHFAGPVKPWHPEFPDGVYRQMYWRHRRRTEVVTARNR